One Prinia subflava isolate CZ2003 ecotype Zambia chromosome 17, Cam_Psub_1.2, whole genome shotgun sequence DNA segment encodes these proteins:
- the LOC134559563 gene encoding parvalbumin, thymic CPV3, which yields MSLTDILSPSDIAAALRDCQAPDSFSPKKFFQISGMSKKSSSQLKEIFRILDNDQSGFIEEDELKYFLQRFECGARVLTSSETKTFLAAADHDGDGKIGAEEFQEMVQA from the exons ATGAGCCTTACAGACATTCTAAGCCCTTCTGACATCGCTGCTGCTCTGCGGGACTGCCAAG ctccAGATTCCTTTAGTCCCAAAAAATTCTTTCAGATCAGTGGGATGTCTAAAAAGAGTAGCAGCCAGCTCAAGGAGATCTTCCGGATTCTCGACAATGATCAAAGTGGCTTTATTGAGGAAGATGAACTCAA GTATTTCCTTCAGAGGTTTGAGTGTGGAGCCAGAGTGTTAACCTCCTCAGAAACCAAGACCTTCTTGGCAGCTGCAGATCATGATGGGGATGGTAAAATCGGGGCTGAAG